The Oryzias latipes chromosome 16, ASM223467v1 genome includes a region encoding these proteins:
- the LOC101157971 gene encoding hepcidin isoform X1 — protein MKAFSIAVAVTLVLAFICILQSSAIPVNGQVKELEEAASNDTPVAARHEMSMQSWMLPNHIREKRQSHISMCTMCCNCCKNYKGCGFCCRF, from the exons ATGAAGGCATTCAGCATTGCAGTTGCAGTGACACTCGTGCTCGCCTTTATTTGCATCCTGCAGAGCTCTGCCATCCCAGTCAATGGG CAGGTCAAAGAGCTGGAAGAAGCAGCAAGCAATGACACTCCAGTAGCGGCACGTCATGAGATGTCAATGCAATCGTGGATG CTGCCAAACCACATCAGGGAAAAGCGGCAGAGCCACATCTCTATGTGCACTATGTGCTGCAACTGCTGCAAGAACTACAAGGGCTGCGGTTTTTGCTGCAGGTTCTGA
- the LOC101157971 gene encoding hepcidin isoform X2 has product MKAFSIAVAVTLVLAFICILQSSAIPVNGVKELEEAASNDTPVAARHEMSMQSWMLPNHIREKRQSHISMCTMCCNCCKNYKGCGFCCRF; this is encoded by the exons ATGAAGGCATTCAGCATTGCAGTTGCAGTGACACTCGTGCTCGCCTTTATTTGCATCCTGCAGAGCTCTGCCATCCCAGTCAATGGG GTCAAAGAGCTGGAAGAAGCAGCAAGCAATGACACTCCAGTAGCGGCACGTCATGAGATGTCAATGCAATCGTGGATG CTGCCAAACCACATCAGGGAAAAGCGGCAGAGCCACATCTCTATGTGCACTATGTGCTGCAACTGCTGCAAGAACTACAAGGGCTGCGGTTTTTGCTGCAGGTTCTGA